The genome window ACTACAGCTTCAAGCCCCGCAACCGGGGTTGATTCGCATGGCGACATTGACCAATGGCCGGGTAAATACGCTGGTGAAACTGTTGAAATGGGGTATGTTTTTGTTTCGGGCGACTATTTTAAAACGCTGGGAATGCAAATGGAGTCGGGAAGGGACTTTATTGAAAACTCAAAAACCGACACAGCCAACATCATATTTAACCAGGCTGCGGTTAAACGCCTTCGCCTAAAAAATCCAGTTGGGCAAATAATCACCAAATCCGGCAGGCAATATAAAGTAATTGGTGTAGTAAAAGATGCCCTGATGAATTCACCTTATGCCTCCGCCGATCCAACTTTATTTGCTTATGGCGGCGGATGGAGCCTCAATTACCGGTTATCGGCAGGGGTAAAAACGCATGAGGCAATAGCGAAACTTGCAAAAATTTTCAATAAATATAATCCCGCTTACGCCTATGAATACCGTTTTGTTGATGCGGAGTATAGCCGCAAATTCAGCGAAGAAGTGCTTGTTGGAAAACTTGCAGGCGTGTTTGCAGGCCTGGCTATATTTATATCATGCCTTGGTTTGTTTGGCCTTGCGGCATTTGTTGCCGAGCAGCGTACCAAAGAAATAGGCGTGCGAAAAGTATTAGGCGCAACTGTAACCCAGGTGTGGATGTTGTTGTCAAAAGATTTTTTACTGCTGGTAATCATTAGCTGTGTGATCGCGTCGCCGATAGCGTTTTACTTTTTACAAAAATGGTTGATGAAGTATGATTATCATGTTACTGTTGGCCCGGGGGTATTTATTATATCGGCAGTGGCGGCAATAGTAATTACATTGTTAACTATAAGTACGCAGGCAATTAAGGCTGCGCTTGCAAACCCGGTGAAGAGCTTGAAGAATGAGTAGGCAGCGGGCTATTTGCGGGTGGGCAGTAAGCCTCTTCTAATGCCTGCCCACAGCCCCTAATGACACAATGACTAATGACCAATACAATGATAAAGAATTACTTAAAAATAGCTATTCGTCAACTACGAAAGCAAAAAATGTATGCCGCCATTAAGGTCGGTGGTTTTGCGTTAGGTATTACGGCGTGTTTATTAATTGGGCTTTATATAATGGAGGAGCTTAATTATGATAAGAGCTATCCGGATACCGCACGGATTTACCGTATATTAAGCACGGTGCCAATTGACGGTAAGGTTCAGCGGGGCCCCTCGTTTCCCGCTCCGTTTTCTGCTGCCGTAAAGTCAAATTTTCCGGAGGTAGAAAAGAGCGCAAGGATCATGGCGAGCGCTTTATTTGATGGTGCAGGCAGTAATGAATTAAGGCGTGCTGACCGGGCTGAAAACAACCATGAGGAAGGGTTTGCTTATACCGATCAGGCTCTGCTTGATATGCTTAAACTCCCTATGGTTTATGGTGACCGAAGCAACGCGCTTGCAGAACCATTTACGATGGTGATTACTAAAAAGAAAGCTGATAAATATTTTCCCGGTATAAACCCTGTTGGGAAAATCATGTATTTGAATAACGATACTAAACAGCCTTACAAAATAGGTGGAGTGATTCAGGATTTCCCATCCACGTCTCATCTGCAATTTGATTTCTTCCTTACCATGACGGGCAAGGAATTATGGCGTGGGGAACAAACCGACTGGGCGGCGTTCAATTACGATACCTATATATTGCTTAAACCAGGAACAAATATAGCTATGTTTCAGAAAAAGCTAACCAATGTAACGCTGAACAACTATATAATCCCCGGCTTGCTAAACGTTGGGTTTAAAGCGGCCAGAACGTTATTTGCTCACGCCACTATTGATTTGCAGCCTATTTCAGACATTCATCTTAAATCATACGATATACCCGGCTCTCATGGTGATATCAGGTTTATCTGGTTGTTTGGGGCTGTAGCTGGCTTTATATTGGTTATTGCCTGTATCAATTTTGTAAACCTTTCCACTGCCAAATCTGCAAACCGGGCGAAGGAAGTAGGATTGAGAAAAGTTGTTGGTTCAACAAGGGTGAGCCTGATCAAACAATTTCTTACAGAGTCAATGCTGTTTAGTTTTTTGTCGTTTGCGTTGGGAACAATATTAGCACTGGGCTTGTTACCGTATTTTAATATACTTGCCGGGAAATCTTTAACTATACCCTGGGGTTCACCCTGGCTTATCCCGATAATAGTGATAGCGGCATTTATTATAGGGATAATTGCAGGGGTTTATCCCGCATTCTACTTGTCGGCGTTTAAACCGGCAAGCGTTTTAAAAGGTTCAATAAGCTCAGGCAGCAAAAATTCAGTTTTGAGAAACGGGCTGGTGGTATTTCAGTTTACTACATCGGTAATCCTGATTATTTGCACCATAGTAGTTTATAACCAGATGCAGTTTATTCTCAACAAGGACCTTGGTTATGATAAAAACCAGGTGGTTGTAATACAGGGTGCAAATATACTTGGCAATGACGTAAAGAATTTCAAGAACGAATTGCTGAAAATATCATCCGTAAAAAGTGCATCTATCAGCGATTACCTGCCGGTTGAAGGAACCAAGCGCAACGGGAACACATTTACTGTTGAGGGCCGGGAAAAAATTGATGCGGGTGTGGGCGGCCAATCATGGGTGGTTGATAATGATTACCTGAAAACCATGGGTTTAAAACTAGCTGAGGGCAGGAATTTCGATCCCGCCGTGACAACAGATTCAACTGCGATAATTATCAACGAAACACTGGCAAAAAAACTCAACATTAAACACCCCTTAGGGACAAAAATTACCAATACAGGTACTATAATAGGGGTTGTTAAAGATTTTAATTTTGAATCATTGCGTGACCCGATAGGCGGGCTTGTTTTGCATTGGGGCATCAGTCCTTCTATCGTAACCGTAAAGGTAAATGCGGCTAAAATGCAAAGCACAATGGCCTCAATATCGGCCACGTGGAAGAAATTCTCGCCATCAGAGCCTGTCCGCTATACTTTTTTAGATGAGCGCTTCATCATTATGTATGCCGATGTACAACGAATGGGGCATATATTCACAAGCTTTGCCATACTTGCAATTATCATAGCCTGCCTTGGCTTATTTGCATTAGCCGCCTTTATGGCCGAGCAGCGGAGCAAGGAAATAGGCATTCGTAAAGTGCTGGGTGCAAGTGTAGAGAGCATAACCCGCTTACTTTCTGTTGATTTTATAAAGCTGGTGGCCTTATCTATCGTAATTGCATCGCCAATTGCCTGGTGGGCCATGAACAAATGGCTTCAGGATTTCACCTACCGCACCACAATAACCTGGTGGATTTTTGCTGCGGCCGGCTTGGTGGCGATAGTAATAGCTTTAGCAACGGTAAGTTTTCAATCAATAAAAGCTGCCATTGCCAACCCGATAAAAGCGCTTAAGAGCGAGTAATTGAAAAATCTGCCGTTCCTTTTATCGTACTGAGCGTCGAAGGATCTTATCTGCAGGACATCTGCCTTTTAAGAGAGATGCGACATTGCGCAACTCTCTTAAAAGGTAATTACTATTTCTTTTTAGCCACCTTCACCCCTTCTTTTCGAGTTTCTGATAACCTATTGCTATTGCTTGTTTTCTGCTGGTAACGGAGCAACCTTTCTGCCGTTATTTTCTTGATGAAAAAATATTATCATTCATTTATCCTTATATTCAAACTAATAAATTAAAATTGTGTTCATATCACAAAATAAATCCCCTTTATGGCCGTAAAAACCCCTGCACACCCTTTTTATGAACGACTCTCGCTGGTGCTCATCGGCATATTATCGCTTGGATATATCATTGTACAGGGAAAGGAGGTGCTTGACCCCTTAATATTTGGATTTTTATTTGCCATCCTGCTCTTCCCTATTGCTCATTTCCTGGAAAAAAAACTTCGGCTGCCACGTGCAATTGCTTCAATCGTTTCCATCATTTTATTGCTGGCTTTTATCAGCATTATTATTTATCTGGTAGGTGCACAAATCTCCAATCTGGCAAGTGACTGGCCGCAGCTAAAGAGCCAGGTAAGCCAATCGCTCGATGATCTTAAAGACTGGATCCACGGCGCTTTTCATATTACCGCTAAAAAGCAGATGAGCTATGTGAACAGTACCACGCAAAAGATCATTGCGTCAGGCACAGATGTGCTTGGGACCACGTTCGGCGCGGTGTCGTCGCTGATGCTTTTTTATACGTTTATCTTTATATTCTCCTTCTTTATTTTGCTTTACCGGCGCATCCTGATAAATTTTATCATATGGGTTTTTACGGACAACTATGAATCAATCGTGCGTGATATAGTTGAAAACATTCAGAGCATCTTAAGGCAATACATACTGGGTCTATTGCTCGAAATGTTTGTAGTTGCCTGCCTTGCCTGTACGGCATTTTGGTTGATAGGGGCAAAATATGCCGTCTTGCTGGGTATCATAGTGGCTTTATTTAACCTGATCCCTTACCTGGGTATTTTTACCGCGTTACTGTTAGGTACATTAATAACATTTGCCACCGGCGGCGTAAACCAGGCCGCTTTGGTTGCCGGTTCTGTATTGGGCATACATATAGTTGATTCAAATTTCTTACTGC of Mucilaginibacter xinganensis contains these proteins:
- a CDS encoding ABC transporter permease — translated: MIKNYLKIAIRQLRKQKMYAAIKVGGFALGITACLLIGLYIMEELNYDKSYPDTARIYRILSTVPIDGKVQRGPSFPAPFSAAVKSNFPEVEKSARIMASALFDGAGSNELRRADRAENNHEEGFAYTDQALLDMLKLPMVYGDRSNALAEPFTMVITKKKADKYFPGINPVGKIMYLNNDTKQPYKIGGVIQDFPSTSHLQFDFFLTMTGKELWRGEQTDWAAFNYDTYILLKPGTNIAMFQKKLTNVTLNNYIIPGLLNVGFKAARTLFAHATIDLQPISDIHLKSYDIPGSHGDIRFIWLFGAVAGFILVIACINFVNLSTAKSANRAKEVGLRKVVGSTRVSLIKQFLTESMLFSFLSFALGTILALGLLPYFNILAGKSLTIPWGSPWLIPIIVIAAFIIGIIAGVYPAFYLSAFKPASVLKGSISSGSKNSVLRNGLVVFQFTTSVILIICTIVVYNQMQFILNKDLGYDKNQVVVIQGANILGNDVKNFKNELLKISSVKSASISDYLPVEGTKRNGNTFTVEGREKIDAGVGGQSWVVDNDYLKTMGLKLAEGRNFDPAVTTDSTAIIINETLAKKLNIKHPLGTKITNTGTIIGVVKDFNFESLRDPIGGLVLHWGISPSIVTVKVNAAKMQSTMASISATWKKFSPSEPVRYTFLDERFIIMYADVQRMGHIFTSFAILAIIIACLGLFALAAFMAEQRSKEIGIRKVLGASVESITRLLSVDFIKLVALSIVIASPIAWWAMNKWLQDFTYRTTITWWIFAAAGLVAIVIALATVSFQSIKAAIANPIKALKSE
- a CDS encoding AI-2E family transporter, with protein sequence MAVKTPAHPFYERLSLVLIGILSLGYIIVQGKEVLDPLIFGFLFAILLFPIAHFLEKKLRLPRAIASIVSIILLLAFISIIIYLVGAQISNLASDWPQLKSQVSQSLDDLKDWIHGAFHITAKKQMSYVNSTTQKIIASGTDVLGTTFGAVSSLMLFYTFIFIFSFFILLYRRILINFIIWVFTDNYESIVRDIVENIQSILRQYILGLLLEMFVVACLACTAFWLIGAKYAVLLGIIVALFNLIPYLGIFTALLLGTLITFATGGVNQAALVAGSVLGIHIVDSNFLLPTIVGSKVKLNALITFLGIILGEMIWGLSGMFLSIPIMAIFKIIFDRVESLKPWGYLLGGGQEDKKSAMKKMKPAAADKA